The nucleotide sequence GCGTTTGATTTGTTGTTATCTTCTTTAATCAAATTGATCGGCAGATCAGAGAGTGATAATGCATCCTCGTCTTGCTCTTCGTCCTCTTCTTCGCGAAAGAAACTACAGTTTCCCAATTTTCTCTCGCATGCCATTTTTCCAGTCTCGAAGCCAGAATGGTCTGCCTTTACTGCACGAAACCAAAAGGTCTGGCTTTAATGTTCGAGAGGGAAACAAAATGTAACCATCGGGCCGGCCATTACAGAGCTATTGCTTATGTAGTCTCGCTTTCAAGTAGTACTGGACTGGACATAAGTGGTTATGCCATTGGTTGaatgttcaaagttcaaactattatggataataaaaaacaagaaaagcgaGCCCAACCAGAGCCCAACCAGATTCCTCATGGACCATTCAACTATTGAACTAGTGGTGCTGGTCCAGCGTCGGCATTGGCTTGCAAATGACATAATAATGTGAATTTCTTCTAGAAACTCTTGCACTTAACACAGCGACCTGTGACACGGGTAGGAAATAGGAAGTGGGAATATATGGATGGCTTCTGTTTGTATACATGTGGTTCTTTTCCAGCTCCcatattttgaaaaaacaaagTGTAAAGGCccgtaattttttttacttattctTTTTTATAAGGCCAGTAATTGCTATTGATTCACTAGATTTTTCTAGATAACGAAAGTTTGGCTTCTAGATTGAGTACagatgcatacatatatatatatatcatgtatgATTAACCCCTTGAAATATTCAGcatgaaaagaaagggaaaaaaacatgTTAGGATTTGTCCTAGCCTTCTAAAATGAGCACCAAATATTTGATTGTCAGATCATGGATTTTGATTGGATAGTGGAATTTCGCCAATATTATCTTTTTCTATATGGTTCCAAACAACCAATTCTACTAAATGACCACGGAACGGACAATACATTGCACAGTGCCCTACCAAATGGATTTTGTCTCctcatcttttcttttcctagTACACAAGTGGCCCAAAATAAGTGAAGCCACTTTGTTGGGCCATTTGTACCTCATGAGTCATGTCTATGATAGGACCATAAGCATATTTGGGCTTCTAAGCACAGAGGCCCAAAGAGACCAAGATTTTTGGGCTTCTCAGCAAGTAGGCCCAATATTTCATCTTCATCTGATCCATTATGTCTTCGATAGATTTAGTCTTCTAGAGATGCAAGTCGCAAGATCATGCATATGTCAAAATGTTGAAGAGAAATAGAACGCAAGATTAAACATAaacattaattttcttttattccagGAAGAACATGTAAAATAGCTCGCTTTAGGGCACTCCTTGATGATTAATTACATCAGTGGGTGCAACGTCAGACTGAGACGAGACTGCAGTTCCAGTCCCAGAGGGTGTGGGAGCATCGGTGGAGCCACCTCCGCGAGGCTTGGGTTCCTGATGGCCTTCAGTTCCATAGCCTTTGCGCTTGTAATCGTCCACGTCCTTGTACTTCACATACGGACTGTCCACCACTGGAAGCCCTTCTAAGCTCCCCTTCTTCTCTTCACCACCACTGTCTTGCTTTTTCTCCATCTGCTGCCACTTCTCGTCTTCTGGACTCTGCTTGATGAATCTGTCGGTTTTGCATGGCTTTATTATATGGTATTTGATCTTCACTTGCTTTTGTGCCACGTCGTAGATTACGTGTTCATCATCTGTGACCATGAGCTCCACGTGGCAAGAATtgctctcaagtctcaacacaTGACTTCTGTTTCTGTGAGGCAGCATAAACTCTTTATTTATGAGAATCAGAGCTGTTAACAAAACGTTCATAGAAGAGTAATACTGCATTCAGATGCTAGTTAAGAAGCATTCAGCTGCCCAGAGTTCGCAAATGACTGGTTTAATTGCGAATGATTTGTGCCGACTAAGTCATGTGGATCTTTAATAAGTGCGTACAGATGAGAAGATATGCTTTCATTTTCCTGTGTCCTACCAAGCCTTCTCTACGCAGTTAGCTGTCTGTCACGGATAGTTGGAATTATTGTACTGGAAATTTGTACGTATCTTATCATTAATTGAATAATTATTTGTACTCCCCGTTGAAAAAGTGGGAACTGTTTCTAAACCTCTAATAGTACTCTACTAAAGTTATTGAACAGTCACAGGAAACAGACAGAAACTTAACAAGGATTGTATTcatgataatttaattttcaaagcATAATTAATTCACTTGGTCAACAAATACACCGAGACAGAGATTGACATTGCCCTATGTCTCCTCTCGGAGACCAATATCAAATCTCAAACACCAGTTCCAGCTCAGTTTATAGCCGGAAATCGTGAAGATTCATAACATGAAAGTATCAAACTGATTAACACAAGCAACGTCGCGCCTTCCTTTGAGCACGGCGAACAATTAAGTTTCGGGTTAAATTCCCATTATTACTTTTAATATCCGACACTAGGTCCAGCTAACACCAATTGGACTCCCAACGACATGCTTTCCGTCGGACCACTCTAGATGACCAAACACATTCGTGTTGGACGGCATTGTTGATACGGCCGTGAATGTCACCACAAACGGCTTTTTCTCGTTGGTTTGAGTGAAACTCAACGTTGCAGGCTCAACTGAAATCTTCACCGCTGGATTATCCGATGAAAGGCTCACCTTATACGTCCCCGGCGCTCCAACATTGGTCAAAGTTCTAGTGTGCTTAATTACATTACTGCCACCCACAGCATCGAAGCTAACAGCAAAAGAAGGATAGTTCAGATCAGTGACGCTGTACTTCTTTTTGGCATCGCAGGTAAATGATCTCCTTGCGACGCTGCTAATCTCTGATGGTGTGTAATTTAGCGCGCAGAGGAAATCTAAGTAATCATTGACCGTCAGATCATAGACGAGACCTGGATCAAGGGCTGCCACGGGGTCCACGTGTCCAGCTCCGTAATCGAACGGTGTGGATGGTTTTCCGGTGGCGAGGTCTTGCAAATTTTGACCATTTGGGTATGTTGAGTAGGCAGTGGTCATAAGTGCTGATCTTATAGCCGCCGGGCTCCAGTCCGGGTGAGCTGCTTTGAGCAGCGCAGCGAGACCACTCACATGCGGACATGACATCGAGGTTCCGGAAATTATGTTGAACTCCACGCGTCGGGTATCGTCTGCGAGACCGGTAGGACCCACACCGCCTGACCAACCAGCTAAGACGTTGACTCCTGGAGCGATAAGATCTGGCTTCAGAATTCCTGGGGTAATTGAATTGGGACCTCTTGAGCTAAACGCCGCCACTACCGGTGATGGTTGAATTCCCAGTTTGGTCCCTTCGAAGAAAATGGTGACAGTCGGGTTTGGATCAGAAAACAAATATTTCTTAATAGCATCACCACTTTTTTGACCCACAGTAGAGGCAGGCAATAGATGAGCATCTGCAACCAGTTCTTCGCCGTTTGCGGCAGTGTTAGCCAAGACCATGCCCAAACCACCGGCTGCTTTCacattttcacctttttggacTCTGGGGTTTACTCCACGATCGCATAGCACAATCTTGCCTTTAACTTTTTCTGGTATGAGAGTACCCATCATGCACAAATTTCCACTACTTGAGTTGCTTGCATTAGCAGCATGAACAAATGGCAAAAGAGATCCCGGTAATGGGGCTCCACGAAAAAGGGAAACACCCGAGTAATTTTGGCCATTTCCGAGGCTAACATACGCTGGGAAATCGCGATCCAGTGTGCCAGCCCCCACGGTAGTAATCCATGGAGCCACGTTTGACAAGCTGAATGCACTTGGGCCAGCATTTCCCGCAGAGCAAGAGATCAGAATTCCCTTCTCCATCGCCGCAAATGCTCCAATCGCTACACTGTCTCTGTTATAATCTGACATTCCACCCCCCAGTGACATCGATAGCACGTTCACATTATCTTCAACAGCCTTGTCAATGGCTGCTAAAATATCGGAGCTAAAACAACCACCAAGCCAGCATACCTTGTATGCCGCAATTCTAGCGAACGAGGCCATCCCACGCGCTGTCCCCTCCGCGTAGCCTAACATGCTTGC is from Tripterygium wilfordii isolate XIE 37 chromosome 14, ASM1340144v1, whole genome shotgun sequence and encodes:
- the LOC120014899 gene encoding subtilisin-like protease SBT1.7 translates to MKIIMPFKYLMILLLIGLCSVSMAVEEEKNDETKKTTYIVHMAKSEMPEEFEHPSHWYDSSLKSVSDSSEMLYAYNNAIHGFSAQLTADEAKSLKNQPGILAVLPELKYELHTTRTPEFLRLDKNAALFPASSAAGAVVIGVLDTGVWPESKSFADTGLGPVPSTWKGECESGTNFSSKLCNGKLIGARYFANGYEAALGPIDESKESKSPRDDDGHGTHTASTVGGSAVEKASMLGYAEGTARGMASFARIAAYKVCWLGGCFSSDILAAIDKAVEDNVNVLSMSLGGGMSDYNRDSVAIGAFAAMEKGILISCSAGNAGPSAFSLSNVAPWITTVGAGTLDRDFPAYVSLGNGQNYSGVSLFRGAPLPGSLLPFVHAANASNSSSGNLCMMGTLIPEKVKGKIVLCDRGVNPRVQKGENVKAAGGLGMVLANTAANGEELVADAHLLPASTVGQKSGDAIKKYLFSDPNPTVTIFFEGTKLGIQPSPVVAAFSSRGPNSITPGILKPDLIAPGVNVLAGWSGGVGPTGLADDTRRVEFNIISGTSMSCPHVSGLAALLKAAHPDWSPAAIRSALMTTAYSTYPNGQNLQDLATGKPSTPFDYGAGHVDPVAALDPGLVYDLTVNDYLDFLCALNYTPSEISSVARRSFTCDAKKKYSVTDLNYPSFAVSFDAVGGSNVIKHTRTLTNVGAPGTYKVSLSSDNPAVKISVEPATLSFTQTNEKKPFVVTFTAVSTMPSNTNVFGHLEWSDGKHVVGSPIGVSWT
- the LOC120014900 gene encoding uncharacterized protein LOC120014900 — encoded protein: MQYYSSMNVLLTALILINKEFMLPHRNRSHVLRLESNSCHVELMVTDDEHVIYDVAQKQVKIKYHIIKPCKTDRFIKQSPEDEKWQQMEKKQDSGGEEKKGSLEGLPVVDSPYVKYKDVDDYKRKGYGTEGHQEPKPRGGGSTDAPTPSGTGTAVSSQSDVAPTDVINHQGVP